A genomic window from Daphnia carinata strain CSIRO-1 chromosome 9, CSIRO_AGI_Dcar_HiC_V3, whole genome shotgun sequence includes:
- the LOC132087724 gene encoding uncharacterized protein LOC132087724, which translates to MAFLADSLHMDKKVVSVWFYNRRQKEKRTSLLIPNLTHQPAILSNESLTINQQRTISYQAIRLVDMLKVRSVLIGLHNGIDTYVFPLNRHSAQNSRTIERFSFGLPDEQREKRTIFVLGTKGPYHKKFINNIINHVVDVQPKDKFRFQMVEEDEPSQTTNCISVYDIHYVQGFRIPYSLTIVVTPYLADSEGLDFFGNQKIAEILSGFVEDKEGIKELDMICNVITKADTNRSVLSIFAKDVEENVNSWELTEDFLGNLDSWREVIQHFFAMLARMKAKSLSLTKAVLDQRKKLCMEVERLQTIVSVGLAKMEEMGIANQALMYHQAQTEMKMKQRNYLQQRLSDSAVMNFPFRENYMWNLHYDQLLGLRFDENDYDVAVTWHSKVLQNDLLQNGISMLKLVHSIWQCILHLNTITLYRNTFLSQKVFRLIVEAEQQLTQLGIQ; encoded by the coding sequence ATGGCCTTCCTGGCGGATTCGCTCCACATGGACAAGAAGGTAGTTAGTGTTTGGTTTTACAATCGACGACAAAAGGAGAAACGTACATCATTGCTGATACCTAACTTAACACATCAACCGGCAATCTTGAGTAACGAAAGTCTAACAATTAATCAACAAAGAACAATAAGCTATCAAGCAATCAGATTGGTTGACATGTTAAAGGTGAGATCCGTACTGATTGGTCTGCACAATGGAATAGATACGTACGTCTTCCCGTTGAACAGACATTCAGCACAAAATTCAAGAACTATTGaacgcttttcttttggtctACCCGACgagcaaagagagaaaaggacAATTTTTGTGTTAGGGACAAAAGGTCCATACCACAAGAAATTCATCAACAATATCATCAACCACGTCGTCGATGTTCAACCGAAAGAcaagtttcgttttcaaatggTTGAAGAAGATGAGCCTAGCCAGACAACGAATTGCATTTCGGTCTACGATATCCATTACGTTCAAGGATTTCGGATTCCTTATTCGCTGACAATTGTTGTTACGCCCTACTTGGCCGATTCGGAAGGGTTGGATTTTTTTGGGAACCAAAAAATTGCAGAAATCTTAAGTGGATTCGTTGAAGACAAGGAAGGGATTAAAGAACTGGACATGATTTGCAATGTGATCACAAAGGCAGATACAAATCGATCGGTTTTATCCATCTTTGCCAAGGATGTCGAGGAGAACGTTAACAGCTGGGAACTGACTGAAGATTTTCTGGGGAATCTGGACTCCTGGCGAGAAGttattcaacattttttcgcCATGCTTGCTAGGATGAAGGCCAAGTCTCTTTCGTTGACGAAAGCCGTTTTGgaccagagaaaaaaattatgcatgGAAGTGGAGAGACTTCAGACAATTGTCTCTGTAGGATTGGCCAAAATGGAAGAGATGGGTATTGCAAACCAGGCACTGATGTACCACCAAGCACAgactgaaatgaaaatgaaacaaaggaATTATTTGCAGCAACGTCTTTCAGATTCGGCTGTCatgaattttccttttcgagAGAATTACATGTGGAATTTGCACTATGATCAGCTACTTGGATTGCGATTTGATGAAAATGATTACGATGTTGCAGTGACATGGCACTCCAAAGTGCTGCAGAATGACTTGCTTCAGAATGGGATATCTATGCTGAAACTGGTGCATTCCATTTGGCAATGCATTTTACACCTCAACACGATTACCCTGTACAGGAATACATTCTTGAGCCAAAAGGTGTTTCGCCTCATTGTTGAAGCTGAGCAGCAATTAACACAACTAGGAATTCAATAA